Proteins encoded together in one Pectinophora gossypiella chromosome 20, ilPecGoss1.1, whole genome shotgun sequence window:
- the LOC126376404 gene encoding phospholipase A2-like → MGEDIDEIIMQERINLIFPGTKWCGAGNIADGDEDLGPSKDTDRCCRDHDHCPDIIPAGETKHNLTNTAFYTRLSCECDETFRQCLRNVDSSTSRVVGKMYFNTIGTKCFKNAYPVTGCVHKGGWFNTKCLEYSFDESGEKRYQWFDVPNY, encoded by the exons ATGGGGGAAGATATTGACGAGATTATTATGCAGGAgagaattaatttaatatttcccG GTACGAAGTGGTGCGGAGCAGGGAATATAGCAGACGGTGACGAGGACCTAGGGCCGTCGAAGGACACCGACCGCTGCTGCCGGGACCACGACCACTGTCCTGACATCATACCAGCTGGGGAAACCAAGCACAACCTCACCAACACCGCTTTTTATACACG ACTTAGTTGTGAATGTGACGAGACCTTCCGCCAGTGTCTTCGGAACGTCGACAGCAGTACCTCCAGGGTAGTCGGGAAAATGTACTTTAATACAATAGGAACTAAGTGCTTCAAAAACGCTTACCCTGTGACTGGTTGCGTACATAAGGGAGG atGGTTCAACACAAAGTGTCTCGAGTACTCGTTCGACGAAAGCGGCGAAAAACGTTACCAGTGGTTTGACGTGcctaattattaa